GACCACGTCGGCCAGGTGGGTCTCGATCTCACCGGTGACCATGTCGCGCGCGATGATGCCGCGAGCCTTGCCGTCGACAACGATCAGCTCGAGCATCTCGTGGCGCACGTACTCCTTGACCGTGCCGGCCGCGACCTGACGCTCCATCGCCTGGTAGGCACCGATCAGCAACTGCTGGCCGGTCTGACCACGGGCGTAGAACGTGCGGGCCACCTGCACACCACCGAACGAACGGTTGTCGAGCAGGCCGCCGTAATCACGCGCGAACGGAACACCCTGCGCCACGCACTGGTCGATGATGTTCGTCGACACCTCGGCCAGGCGGTAGACGTTGTTCTCGCGGCTGCGGTAGTCGCCGCCCTTCACGGTGTCGTAGAAGAGTCGGTAGACCGAGTCGCCGTCGTCGTTGTAGTTCTTGGCCGCGTTGATGCCACCCTGGGCGGCGATCGAGTGGGCACGACGCGGGCTGTCCTGGTAGCAGAACGCCTTCACGTTGTAACCGGCCTCGCCCATGGTGGCGGCGGCGGAGGCTCCGGCCAGGCCGGTGCCGACGATGATCACCGACAGCTTGCGTCGGTTGGAGGGGTTGACGAGCTTGTTCTCGAACTTCGCCTTCGTCCACCGCTCCCCGATCGGAACGTCGGTGGGCGCCTTGGTGTCGGCGATGTTGTCGCCGAGGCGGTACATGTCGTCGATGAGCGTGTCAGTCATATGAATTCGAAGTCCCTTAGTCGATCACGCCGAAGAGGATGAACAGCGGCGGCAGCGCGAACCCGACGGCGACGATCAGCGCGATCGCGGTGGCCGCGGTCTTCGCGATCTTGCGGGCCTGCGGGGTGCCAGTGAAGCCGAGCGTCTGGCAGGCGCTCCAGATGCCGTGGTGCAGGTGCATGCCGAGCGCGACCATCGCGAGGATGTAGATCAGCACCATCCACCAGGCGCCGAAGCTGTGCACGACGAGCTGGTAGGGGTTCTGGGTGATCGCAGCGGCCTGGCCGCCCTCGCCCACATTGATCTTGCCGATCGTGAAGTGCAGCAGGTGCCAGATCACGAACAGCAGCAGCGCAACGCCGCCCCAACGCATCCATTTGGAGGAGAAGGAGGCGGCGACGGTCTTCTTGACCGCGTACTTCTGCGGACGCGCCTGGTTGGCGAGCTTCCACAGCTTCACGGCGCTGTAGACGTGCGCGAACAGTGCCAGGAGCAGGACGACGCGGAAGATCCACAACAGGCCGCCGTACGGGAGCATCGGCTCACCGAAGGTACGCAGGTGGTGGGCGTAGGTGTTGAAGGCCTCTTCGCCCGAGAACACCTTGAGGTTGCCGTACATGTGCAGCACGACGTAACCGACGAAAATCAGCCCACTGACGGCCATCAAGGTCTTCAGGAAGATGGTGCTGCCGGCCTTGCCTGTGCGCTTCGCAGGAAGGGTTTGAGTTGCCACGATGGCAGGGTATCGCCAGGCTGAACGTGTCGTCGGATAAGGGGCACCTTTCATCGCGGCACTGCGCCGGGCGGCAATGCTGCAACGCCGAGTGGCCCGCGACGAAAGACTGATTGGGGCTCAACCTGGCGTCCGAACAAAGCGGACCGAGCCGGCCCACCCTCACCGCGTGCGTGGGCGGCTCCCACCATCGCGTTGACCGGGGCCGCTCCTGCTTTGTGGCGTCGGCGTACCCCGCAGGTCAGACTGCAGTCGTCTCAGCCACCCTGCGGTGCCGAGCCGAACTCGAAGCGGTCGACCGAGCGCCAGACACCGTCCGGGCCGTGCTCGTACAGGTCGAAACCGACGACGTCGAAGGTCGCCTTGAAATCGGCCAGTTCGTCGAAGGCCTCGTCCAGGGCGACGTCGTCCAGGTGGTGCGCGATGGTCACGTGTGGGTGGTACGGAAACTCCAGCTCGCGCTCGACGGGTCCTTGACGCACTCGCGATTCGAGTTGCTCGCACTCGCCGATTCCGCGCGCCACCTGCACGAAGACGACCGGTGAGATCGGGCGAAAGGTGCCGGTGCCGCGCAGGATCATGCGGAACGGTTTCGAGGTCGCAGCCACCGTGCGCAGGTGCTCACCGAACGCCGGCAAATCGATCAGGCGCACGTCGGTCGGCGGCATCAGTGTGATGTGCGGGGGGACGGCGTCCGCGAGTGGATCACCCACTGCCTGGCGGACGGTGCGCAGCTGGCTCGCGTACGGAGTGGGAATCGGGATGGAGACGCCGATGGTCTTCATGTCTGCGGCTCGAATCATCGGGTTTGGATGAATCCCACCGCGTCGTAGACACGTGAGAGGGTCGGAGCAGCGATCTCACGGGCCCGCTGTGCGCCACGCGCAAGGATCTCGTCGAGTTGAGCCGGATCAGCCATGTAGGTGTCGACCTTGTCCTTGAACGGCTCCTGCACCGAGCGGAAGAGGTCGACGACGTCGGTCTTCAGCGCCCCGTACTTGTTCTCGCCTGCGTAGCGCTCTACGAGCGCGTCGATCGACTCGCCGGAAAAGGCATGGTGGATGCGCAGCAGGTTGGCGATACCGGGCTTGTTCTCCGGATCCCAGCGCACCGCGTTGTCGAGGTCGGTCACGGCCGACTTGATCTTCTTGCTGTTCGCCTTCGGCTCGTCGAGCATCATCAGGTTGCCGCGCTGGTCGTCGGCCGACTTGCTCATCTTCGCGGTCGGTTCCTGCAGGGACATGATCTTCGCCGAGTCGGCCGGGATGTGCGGCTCGGGCACGACGAACAGGTCTCCGTAGCGCGCGTTCATCCGCTGCGCGAGGTCGCGGGTCAGCTCCAGGTGCTGGCGCTGGTCCTCCCCCACCGGCACCTTCTGCGCGTCGTACAGCAGGATGTCCGCCGCCATCAGTATCGGGTACGTGAACAGACCGACGTTCGTACCTTCGGCTCCGCGCTTGCCCGACTTGTCCTTGAACTGTGTCATGCGGCTGGCTTCACCGAAGCCGGTGAAGCAGTTGAGAACCCACGCGAGTTGCGCGTGCTCCGGCACTTGCGACTGCACGAAGACGGTGGAGCGCTCGGGGTCGATCCCACCCGCGAAGTACTGAGCAGCGGTGAGCCGGGTGCGAATACGGAGCTGTTCCGGATCGGGTACGACGGTGAGTGCGTGCAGATCGACGACGCAGAACAGTGCATCGAACTCTTCCTGCATCTTCACCCAGTTCACTTGCGCGCCAAGGTAATTACCGAGGTGAAGTGAGTCGTGGGTGGGCTGCATGCCCGAGAGGATGCGGGGTCGAGCGGAGTTCATGCCGAGCATTGTGTCAGGCATTTCGAGTGCGTTACTCCGACGGTCGATCCTCGGCGGGGGCGAGTTCGTCGACCAGCGGAACGACGTCGGCGATCGAGTCACAGATGAGCGTCGGCACGAAGGGATACCGGTCGACCTTCTCCGGACGTGTCGAACCGGTGAGCACCAGGATCGTGCGCAGGCCCGCTTCCAGTCCACTGCGAATGTCGGTGTCGAGGCGGTCGCCGATCATCACGGTCGTCTCGGAGTGCGCTTCGATCTGGTTCAGCGCACTGCGCATCATCAACGGGTTCGGCTTGCCGACGTAATAGGGATCGACGCCAGTTGCCTTTGCGATGAGGGCTGCCACGGCACCCGTCGCCGGAAGCTTGCCCTCGGTCGACGGTCCGCTGGCGTCCGGGTTGGTGCAGATGAACCGAGCACCGTTCTCGATCAACCGAATTGCCCGGGTGATCGACTCGAAGGAGTAGGTGCGGGTCTCCCCCAGCACCACGTAGTCCGGGTCGCGGCTCGACATCACGTAGCCGATGTCGTGGATCGCAGTGGTCAACCCCGCCTCACCCACGACGTACGCGGATCCACCCGGACGCTGGTCGTCCAGGAACTGTGCGGTCGCGAGGGCCGATGTCCAGAGCGCGTCCTCTGGCACCTCGATCCCACTGGCGCGCAAGCGTGCCCGGAGGTCGCGCGGGGTGTAGATCGAGTTGTTGGTGAGGACGAGAAAGCGGCGTCCGCTGTCCTGGAGCGCCTTGATGAACTCGGCCGCGCCAGGAATCGCGTGTTCTTCGTGCACGAGCACGCCGTCCATGTCGGTGAGCCACGTCGCCACAGGCTTGTCGTTCGTCATGAGTTCAGTATCCCGGCGCTTGTGCTGGCGGGACTACTTGCGATGTGGTGAGTCAGTTCACGAGTTCGCCGACGGCTCGCCGGATCGCTGAGATGAACGCTTCCTCACTGAAGGTCGCGGCATGCGCGGTCACGTGGGCACGGTCGAGCGGCAACGAGGCGTGTCGACGGACCGCATCGACGATCTGGTCAGCTTCGGCCACTGGGAAGAAGTAGCCGCTCACCCCAGGCTTCACCGTGTCGAGATAGCCACCCGATTGCAGCGCGAGGGTAGGCGTGCCGAACGCCGCCGCCTCGATCACCGTCAAGCCGAAGTCCTCGTGGCTGGGCGCGACCAAGGCCCTCGCGTGAGCGTAGAGCCACCTCAGCTGGGCGTCCGGAATTCCCTCCAGCAGAACGCAATTCGCACCCATCGACGAACGGAGTCGATCGGCGATCGGTCCGCGCCCCACAATGACCAGCCGTTCGTCCGGCATCGAATTGAAGGCGTCGATGGCCTTGTCCACGTTCTTGTACGGAAGTAGCCGCGACACGAGCAGATGGAAGTCGGGCCATCCACGCTGGACCACTTCAGCGGCGGGCTCCTGCAGACCGTCGGTTTCGACGCGATGCGGTGGAAACACCACGTCGGCGCTGATCCCGTACACCTGCTTGATGCGCTCCTGCACAACATGTGAATTGGCCAGGTAGCGATCAGCGGTCTTCGCGGCCAGCGCGTCCCAACGTTTGAGGGCCGGTGTCATGGCCGAGAGCGCAGGCTTGATCACCCCGGCCTTCGTACCTAGGTATTCCTCCGGCAGATAGAGCCACCGAGCCGGCGAGTGACAGTAGACGAGCTTCTTTCCGGTGGTCGGGAATCCATGGGCCCACCCGCTGGACGATGCGACGACGACATCAGCGTCGATCATCACCTGAGAGGCGGCAGGGGCGAGAAACGGAAGCGCAATGCGGTGGTTGGTTCGCAGTGCCCCCACCTTGTTGAGTGGAGACACGCGCACATCGGCATCTCGGAACTCAGGGAAGGTGGTGTCGGGGTCGTAGAGCGTGGTGTGCACCGGCGCTCCCGGGAAGGCCTTCATCAGTGAAAGGACGACGCGTTCGGCTCCGCCGAGCTGGGTCAGGTAGTCGTGTGCGATGGCAATTCTCATCGCCGTTCAGTATGCCCGGACTGTCGCAGTACTGGTGCGTCCGGTTCGAGGTTGCCGACGCCTGAACCCGATCCCGTAGGCTCACGCCGGGTCAGACCATCAAGGGGGTTGGCGAATAAGTATGCGCATCGGGGTCAATACCGCGCTCCTGTCTTCGGCAGGCGATTTCCGTCAGGCCGGAGTGAGCAGGTACATCCGCGAGTTGTTGGCCGCCATGGGACCGCTCACCCGCGACGACGAGGACATCGTGTCGATCAGTCCCGGCGGATCCGGTCCGCTTCGGCACCCTGTGGGCCGCATCGCTTGGGAACAGACCGCGCTCGCCGCACGGGCGCGAATGATGGATGTTGATCTGCTCCATGGGCCGGTGATGGTGGCTCCCCTGCTCGGGCCGCCGAGCGTCGTTACCGTGCACGACCTCGCATTCGTCCGATACCCAGAACACGCGCCCAAGTCCCGCACGGCCTATCTGGCGGCGGCGACCCGGCAATCCGTGCACCGAGCGCGCCGCGTGATCACGGTCTCGCATGCCACTGCTTCGGACCTCATGGACTGGACGGGCCTTCCCGCCGACCGAATCGAGGCAATCCCGCTTGCGGCCACGCCGACGATTCAGCGCCCACCAGCCGATCGCCTCCAAGCCTTCCGACGCGACACCATGGCTTCGCCGTACATCCTTGCCGTCGGGACGATCGAACCGCGCAAGAACCTTCTCACCCTCCTTAACGCCTTCGCGTCCATCGCCGACCGCATCCCGCACACCTTGGTCATCGTCGGCGGCGAAGGATGGAAGAACGCAGCGTTCGAAACCGCTGTCGGCGAACTCGGGCTCGCGTCCCGTATCCGTTTCACCGGACATGTTCCTGACGCAGAACTCAGTTGCTGGTACAGCGCCTGCGACTGTTTCGTCCTCCCGTCCGTGTTCGAAGGATTCGGCCTTCCTCCGCTCGAGGCGATGAAATGCGGCGCGCCGGTGGTCGTCAGCAACACCTCATCCATCCCGGAAGTCGTGGGCGATGCGGGCCTCACTGTGGCGCCACTGGATGTCGTGGGCTTCGCGAACGCGCTGCTCCGGGTGATCGAAGACCGCGGTCTGCGAGCCGAGCTATGTGCGCGAGGTGTCGAGCGGGCCGCGGAGTTCAGTTGGACGCGCACCGCGGAGGCGACGCTGGAGGTCTACCGGGACGCGGAAGGGCGTTGAGCGTCACCACGAAACGCGCTGGCGAAACGGCGGTCCTTCAGACGCAGAAACGGCAATTCGACGAATCGGTAGGAGAAGGCGACGACGGCCAGCGTGACCGCCAGGCCGGCGCAAGAGCGCAGCCAGTCGGGTCCGACCCGGAGTTGATGGGCGAACATGCTCAGAATCGGGAAGTGGTAGAGGTACAGGCCGTACGACCGACGTCCGAGCCAGACGAGAACGCGGTTCGCCCACACCTCGCCCGCGCCGCCCGGCGACACCGCTATTCCCAGCACGATCACCACAGTGAGGAGCCCTGCGACGCCGAACGCTCCGGTGACCCAACCGAATTCCCACGGCACTACAAGCAGGCCAAGCAGGAGGAGCGATGCGACAATTTGGAGCCACCGCAGCGGGCGACCTACCCGTCCGAAGTCCCAGCGGCGCATGGCGACGGCCATTAGGCTCCCCCAAATGATCGGCACCCCACGTACGTATGACGCGCGTACAGCAGCTATCGAGCTAGGCCAGGAAACCATCACCGCGACGACTGCAGCTATTGCGATCCCGATGCCGAGCACGCGGAACAACCCGCGCCGCGACCAAACGAGCACCAACGTGATCGGCCAAAGCAGATAGAAGTGCTCTTCGATCGACAATGTCCACGTGTGTTCGAGTAACGGGGCCGCGTGGCCGAGGTAGATCCACCAGTTGGCGACGTAGGCCAGCGCGGCGAGAGATGCTCCGGCCACCTCACCGGACTCGCCGGTGAGTGTTCCGAGCAGCAGCACTCCGGCACAGGTTAGGACGAGTGCCGGGTATAGGCGGAGGAGTCGCCGCAGGTAGAACCGGCCGAGTGCCACGGAACCCGTGGCGGCGTGCTCCCGCACCAGCAGCGAAGTGATGAGGAACCCGCTGAGCACGAAGAACACGTCGACGCCCGCGAATCCGTTCGCCGCCGGACCGAGCGACATGTGGAAAATGACAACGGCCATCGCGGCAACGCCCCGAAGGCCGTCGAGGCCCGGAAGATGCCCCGGACGTGCGGCCCTGACATCTTCATGCATGACACCCTCCAAGCCGAACCGATGTCGTTCCACCCGCAGGCTGCGTTTGTGCAACATCCTCAGGCGATTAGATCGGAATACACGCGCAGGTAAATGTCCGCCACGTGCTCCCACGACAACGACTCCGCGTGGGATCGTGCAGCCATGGGGTCGACTGGCTCGCGATGCGCCGCGACGAGTGCATCTGCGAGGGCGCGGGTGTCATTCGGGTCGACGCCCCAACCCAAGCCGCCGGTCGCGTCGGCGAGTCCACCGTTGGTGCTCCAGACTACGCCCCGCCCAGCAGCCATCGCCTCGACGGCGACGATCCCGAAGGGTTCGAGCCGGCTCGGCACCACGGCGACCCGGCTGCGCGCGAGCAGGTCCTGGACGCCGGAGCGGTCGAGCGACCCGACGAATTCGACTCCGGAACCGGCCAATTCGCGCAATGCCGGGGTCTGTTCGCCGTCGCCACCGATGCGCAGCACAGCGTCCGGCAACTCCGTGCGGACCAACGCGAACGCCCGGATGAGCAGGTCGAGACCCTTCTGCGGCACGTGGCGACCCCACGCAGCGAAGGTCGGTTGGGTGGGCAGTTCGGTCACTTCCCACTGGGCGGGGTCGACGCCGTTCGGCACCACAAGGCAGTCGGCGAAGCGTGCGGCCACGGCGGCTGCGTCGTCGCCGGCCCTGCGTGAGCACGCGGTGAGCAGCGCTGCCCGCCGTGACCCGGTGCGCAGCGCCAGACGCATCTGGGCGCTGTGCTGGTAGATCTGTCCCGCGTCCATCGTCACCTCGCCCTGCGTGGTGATCACGAACGGCACGCGGTGCCGCGCGGCATAGGCCGTGAGGGCCGGCACCTGGTTGGCCGGGCACTGCACGTGCAACACATCGGGGGGCGCTCCGATCGCTGCCAACGCTCGCAACTGACGGGCGACGGTCGCCGGGTAACCGGCGAGCGCCCGCGGGTCGCAACCGGGCAAGTCGAAGAGGATCCGGCGCACCGGAACCCCCTCCACCTCGTCGACCTCGGGGAGCTCGGACGGGTGACGATGGACAACGACGGTCACCTCGTGACCGCGTCGCTGATACTGCCGCGCCAACTGGAGTGTGAGTTCTTCGACGCCCCCCTTGGCAGGAAAGAAGGCACTGGGTGCCAGCCATATCCGCACAAGCTCAACTAAACAACATGGGGCATGGTTCGATGTGTGTCGGTCCGACTTCCGGACCAGGGGGTTTCACGCGGAATAGGGCGGCAATGGTCGAACGTCGGGTGTTAGTTACTGGCGGCGCGGGATTCATCGGGTCACACCTGGTGGAGCGCCTGCTCGAGCGGGGAGACGAGGTGCTCGTCGTCGACAACTTCTACTCGGGCCTGCGGTCGAACGTGCACCACCTGATCGGCCACCCGTCGTTCGAGCTGATTCGGCACGACGTCACGTTCCCGCTGTACGTGGAGGTCGACGAGATCTACCACCTGGCCTGCCCGGCAAGCCCGGTCTACTACCAGCGCGACCCTGTGCAGACCACCAAGACCAGCGTGCACGGCTCGATCAACATGCTGGGCCTGGCAAAGCGCACCGGGGCGAAGATCTTGCTCGCCTCGACCTCCGAGGTCTACGGCGACCCGGAGGTGCACCCCCAGCAGGAGGGCTACTGGGGCCACGTGAACCCGATCGGCATCCGCTCTTGCTACGACGAGGGCAAGCGGTGCGCTGAGACGCTCTTCTTCGACTACTGGCGCCAGCACGACCTACCGATCAAGGTGGCTCGAATCTTCAACACCTACGGGCCACGGATGCGTCCCGACGATGGGCGCGTGGTGTCGAACTTCATCGTTCAGGCGCTCGCCGGCGAACCGATCACCATCTACGGCGACGGCCAGCAGACTCGCTCGTTCTGCTTCGTCGACGACCTGGTCTCGGGGCTGATCTCGCTGATGGATTCGCCCCCCTCGTTCACCGGCCCGGTGAACATCGGCAACCCCGGCGAGTTCACCATGCTCGAACTCGCCCAGAAGGTGATCGCGCTGACCGGCAGCGACTCGCAGATCGAGCATCGTCCACTCCCCCAGGACGACCCGGTGCGACGCCGCCCGGACATCTCGCTCGCCCAGTCGGAGCTCGGATGGGCCCCGCAGGTCGTACTGGACGACGGTCTCGCGAAGACCGTCGACCACTTCCGGTCGCTGCAAGATGCCTGACCTCACCGCCGATCCGCTGCGGATCGCGATGATCTCGCACTACCTGCCCAGCGCCAGCAAGATCGGGGTCGGTTACCAGGCGCACGCATTGGCCAACGCTCTTGCTGATCGAGGCCACCACGTCACAATGTTCAGCGACTCCCCGCCCGTCGAGGATGCGCGGTATGCGCACCGGCTCGTCGCGGTCGAAGGACCGCTGCGGACCTTCCGCTTCGCGACCCACTTGAGGCGCATCGACTTCTCCGGCTTCGACGTCGTGCACGCACACGGGGACGACTACTGGCTGTGGAAACGTCGTGCGCCTGTTCACGTACGCACCATGCACGGGTCGTGTTTCGAGGAGGCGAAGCACATTCCCGGCGCGAAGGAGAAGCTGCGGATGGGCGCGCTCGGGGTGACCGAACTGCTCGCCTCGGTCGTTGCGGACCGGACCGTCTTGGTCTCCCCCGACACCCGCAAGTGGATGCCGTGGGTGCTCGATGTCGTGCCCAACGGCGTTGACACCGCACGCTTCACGCCTGCGGCGGCGCCGAAGTCAGACCACCCCACGGTCCTTTTTGTCGGCACGTGGCGCAACCGCAAACGAGGCGCCGAACTCGCCCGGATCTTCACCGCCGAGGTGCGCCCCCAGGTGCCCGACGCCGAGCTGTTGATGGTGACGCACGATGCCCCCGCGACGCTGCCCCACGGTGTGCGGGCGCTAGGTCGCCTCTCCGACGAGGAGTTGGCGCGTGCGTATGCGAGCGCATGGGTGTTCTGCCTGCCGTCGGACTATGAGGGGTTCGGCATTCCCTATGCCGAGGCCATGGCCTCGGGCACACCGGTGGTCGCAACGCCCAACATCGGTGCGCGGTATGTGTTGCAGAGCGGGCAGACCGGCGGGGTGCTCGCCGAACTCGACGGGCTCGGCGCTGCGCTCGTGAAGGTATTGACCAGCAGCCCCTATCGAGAGTCGTTGCGGCGCAAAGCGATCGAGCGCAGCGAGGACTTCTCCCTCGATCGAGTGATCGACCGCTACGAGGCGTACTATCGTAATCGAGTACTACACCGCTGAGCACATCGCCTGTCGGCTCTGCCAGACGGCGACAAGTGCGGGCCCGAGGATGCTGCGATGCAGAAACCACCTGCGATGCTGCGCCCAACAACTTCGACACTGCCTCAACGCTTTGAGATGCCTGCACGCGAAGTGACCGCCGGAACGAGGGTGCAAGTATAGCGCCCCGCGTAAGCCCGACTGCCACCGAGAGATGCGTCGCTGTGCCTCGCTTATCACCTCGCCGATAGCACCCCCTCGCCGCGTCCAATGCCTGGAACCCGTAAAGTTCACGAGTACGACTCAGGCCAGAATCGCACGCCCGAACAGAGTCGAAATCACCCTTACCGGCCGCCTGATCTCTCTGCGCAGCGATGATGCGCGAGCGCTCGCGCAACCCGGCCCGATAGTTCGCTGAGGAATTCGCGCCATGCTAATGATAACGCGCGAGGGATTCCATAATTCCCACATAGACCCCTCCAAGGCGTGCGGGGGACTGACCGTGGCGGTTGGCGGGGAAGGTCCGTAATGACCGAGACACTGGCGGTCGTGCCGCCTGAAGATGCTCCTGTCCCTGACCTCGATGCGTCTGCCTCGGTTGCTGAGCCGAGCGCCGTGCCTGACAAGGCGCTGGATACGGGTCCGTTTACCGCGACAGTGCGTCCTCGTAGGCCGCGGCCAATAGTGGAGCGACGGCCGCCACGGAGTAACGCTCGACTGCCCGAGACCGGCCACGCAGACCAAGCTCTGCCGCCACGTCGGGGCTGGTGAGCGTCTCCGCGATGGCGCGAGTCAGTCCGTCAATGTCGTAATCATCGACCACCCACGCTGCGTCCCCGACGACATGCGGGATC
This is a stretch of genomic DNA from Yimella lutea. It encodes these proteins:
- a CDS encoding succinate dehydrogenase cytochrome b subunit, whose protein sequence is MATQTLPAKRTGKAGSTIFLKTLMAVSGLIFVGYVVLHMYGNLKVFSGEEAFNTYAHHLRTFGEPMLPYGGLLWIFRVVLLLALFAHVYSAVKLWKLANQARPQKYAVKKTVAASFSSKWMRWGGVALLLFVIWHLLHFTIGKINVGEGGQAAAITQNPYQLVVHSFGAWWMVLIYILAMVALGMHLHHGIWSACQTLGFTGTPQARKIAKTAATAIALIVAVGFALPPLFILFGVID
- a CDS encoding 2'-5' RNA ligase family protein encodes the protein MIRAADMKTIGVSIPIPTPYASQLRTVRQAVGDPLADAVPPHITLMPPTDVRLIDLPAFGEHLRTVAATSKPFRMILRGTGTFRPISPVVFVQVARGIGECEQLESRVRQGPVERELEFPYHPHVTIAHHLDDVALDEAFDELADFKATFDVVGFDLYEHGPDGVWRSVDRFEFGSAPQGG
- the trpS gene encoding tryptophan--tRNA ligase — encoded protein: MNSARPRILSGMQPTHDSLHLGNYLGAQVNWVKMQEEFDALFCVVDLHALTVVPDPEQLRIRTRLTAAQYFAGGIDPERSTVFVQSQVPEHAQLAWVLNCFTGFGEASRMTQFKDKSGKRGAEGTNVGLFTYPILMAADILLYDAQKVPVGEDQRQHLELTRDLAQRMNARYGDLFVVPEPHIPADSAKIMSLQEPTAKMSKSADDQRGNLMMLDEPKANSKKIKSAVTDLDNAVRWDPENKPGIANLLRIHHAFSGESIDALVERYAGENKYGALKTDVVDLFRSVQEPFKDKVDTYMADPAQLDEILARGAQRAREIAAPTLSRVYDAVGFIQTR
- a CDS encoding HAD-IIA family hydrolase; the encoded protein is MTNDKPVATWLTDMDGVLVHEEHAIPGAAEFIKALQDSGRRFLVLTNNSIYTPRDLRARLRASGIEVPEDALWTSALATAQFLDDQRPGGSAYVVGEAGLTTAIHDIGYVMSSRDPDYVVLGETRTYSFESITRAIRLIENGARFICTNPDASGPSTEGKLPATGAVAALIAKATGVDPYYVGKPNPLMMRSALNQIEAHSETTVMIGDRLDTDIRSGLEAGLRTILVLTGSTRPEKVDRYPFVPTLICDSIADVVPLVDELAPAEDRPSE
- a CDS encoding glycosyltransferase — translated: MRIAIAHDYLTQLGGAERVVLSLMKAFPGAPVHTTLYDPDTTFPEFRDADVRVSPLNKVGALRTNHRIALPFLAPAASQVMIDADVVVASSSGWAHGFPTTGKKLVYCHSPARWLYLPEEYLGTKAGVIKPALSAMTPALKRWDALAAKTADRYLANSHVVQERIKQVYGISADVVFPPHRVETDGLQEPAAEVVQRGWPDFHLLVSRLLPYKNVDKAIDAFNSMPDERLVIVGRGPIADRLRSSMGANCVLLEGIPDAQLRWLYAHARALVAPSHEDFGLTVIEAAAFGTPTLALQSGGYLDTVKPGVSGYFFPVAEADQIVDAVRRHASLPLDRAHVTAHAATFSEEAFISAIRRAVGELVN
- a CDS encoding glycosyltransferase family 4 protein, which encodes MSRYIRELLAAMGPLTRDDEDIVSISPGGSGPLRHPVGRIAWEQTALAARARMMDVDLLHGPVMVAPLLGPPSVVTVHDLAFVRYPEHAPKSRTAYLAAATRQSVHRARRVITVSHATASDLMDWTGLPADRIEAIPLAATPTIQRPPADRLQAFRRDTMASPYILAVGTIEPRKNLLTLLNAFASIADRIPHTLVIVGGEGWKNAAFETAVGELGLASRIRFTGHVPDAELSCWYSACDCFVLPSVFEGFGLPPLEAMKCGAPVVVSNTSSIPEVVGDAGLTVAPLDVVGFANALLRVIEDRGLRAELCARGVERAAEFSWTRTAEATLEVYRDAEGR
- a CDS encoding acyltransferase family protein → MHEDVRAARPGHLPGLDGLRGVAAMAVVIFHMSLGPAANGFAGVDVFFVLSGFLITSLLVREHAATGSVALGRFYLRRLLRLYPALVLTCAGVLLLGTLTGESGEVAGASLAALAYVANWWIYLGHAAPLLEHTWTLSIEEHFYLLWPITLVLVWSRRGLFRVLGIGIAIAAVVAVMVSWPSSIAAVRASYVRGVPIIWGSLMAVAMRRWDFGRVGRPLRWLQIVASLLLLGLLVVPWEFGWVTGAFGVAGLLTVVIVLGIAVSPGGAGEVWANRVLVWLGRRSYGLYLYHFPILSMFAHQLRVGPDWLRSCAGLAVTLAVVAFSYRFVELPFLRLKDRRFASAFRGDAQRPSASR
- a CDS encoding glycosyltransferase family 4 protein encodes the protein MRIWLAPSAFFPAKGGVEELTLQLARQYQRRGHEVTVVVHRHPSELPEVDEVEGVPVRRILFDLPGCDPRALAGYPATVARQLRALAAIGAPPDVLHVQCPANQVPALTAYAARHRVPFVITTQGEVTMDAGQIYQHSAQMRLALRTGSRRAALLTACSRRAGDDAAAVAARFADCLVVPNGVDPAQWEVTELPTQPTFAAWGRHVPQKGLDLLIRAFALVRTELPDAVLRIGGDGEQTPALRELAGSGVEFVGSLDRSGVQDLLARSRVAVVPSRLEPFGIVAVEAMAAGRGVVWSTNGGLADATGGLGWGVDPNDTRALADALVAAHREPVDPMAARSHAESLSWEHVADIYLRVYSDLIA
- a CDS encoding UDP-glucuronic acid decarboxylase family protein; protein product: MVERRVLVTGGAGFIGSHLVERLLERGDEVLVVDNFYSGLRSNVHHLIGHPSFELIRHDVTFPLYVEVDEIYHLACPASPVYYQRDPVQTTKTSVHGSINMLGLAKRTGAKILLASTSEVYGDPEVHPQQEGYWGHVNPIGIRSCYDEGKRCAETLFFDYWRQHDLPIKVARIFNTYGPRMRPDDGRVVSNFIVQALAGEPITIYGDGQQTRSFCFVDDLVSGLISLMDSPPSFTGPVNIGNPGEFTMLELAQKVIALTGSDSQIEHRPLPQDDPVRRRPDISLAQSELGWAPQVVLDDGLAKTVDHFRSLQDA
- a CDS encoding glycosyltransferase family 4 protein, which gives rise to MPDLTADPLRIAMISHYLPSASKIGVGYQAHALANALADRGHHVTMFSDSPPVEDARYAHRLVAVEGPLRTFRFATHLRRIDFSGFDVVHAHGDDYWLWKRRAPVHVRTMHGSCFEEAKHIPGAKEKLRMGALGVTELLASVVADRTVLVSPDTRKWMPWVLDVVPNGVDTARFTPAAAPKSDHPTVLFVGTWRNRKRGAELARIFTAEVRPQVPDAELLMVTHDAPATLPHGVRALGRLSDEELARAYASAWVFCLPSDYEGFGIPYAEAMASGTPVVATPNIGARYVLQSGQTGGVLAELDGLGAALVKVLTSSPYRESLRRKAIERSEDFSLDRVIDRYEAYYRNRVLHR